GTGGCACCAATTGTTCAAAACTCACTTATGCGGCGTAACCTACCGCTTTTGCTTGCGGCGAATGGCATCCTTGCCATTCAGCTTCCCGCGCTCATTGCAACAGGCGGCTTGGCGGGAGCCTATCTTGCACCTTTGTCGTCTCTTTCCACTCTGCCGCTGACAATGCAGATGCTGGGGTTGTTGATGGGGGCCGTGCCTCTTTCTTTGTTCATGGGGCGTTTCGGGCGCAAGCCGGGCTTCCTTATGGGGTCATGTGCCAGCATGATAGGGGGAGGTGTGGCAACCTTCGCGTTGCTCTCAGGCAGTTTCTGGCTGCTGTGCTTTGGGCACTTTCTTTTTGGTATTTCCGCCTCTGCCGTCGGGCTTTTCCGCTTTGCAGCTGCAGATGCGGCCACTGAACGCTGGAAATCAACGGCCCTGTCATTGGCTATGACCATGGGACTGGTTGCAGCTCTTGTTGCTCCCCAAATTGTTAAAGCAACTCGGGACGTGTTCGAACCCATACCCTTTGCAGGTATTTACCTTGCTATTTCGGTGGTTGGCTTCTTGAGCGCCTTGCCGACACTTTTTATCAACCTACCTATAGCGAAGAAGGCTCAAGAGGTACATGAACAGCGCCCGCCACTGCGTGAAATCTTGCGCCGTCCAGCCATTAGCACTGCGATTGTGGGCGGTGTTGTCTCCTATGGTGTCATGACGCTTGTCATGGTTCCAACGCCCCTTGCCATGGCGTTTTGCGGCTTTGATGTGGATCCGGCCAGCGAGGTGATCGGCTGGCATGTCATCGCCATGTTTGCTCCCAGTTTCTTTACGGGCATATTGATCAGCCGGTTTGGGGCTCCTTTGATAATTTCCCTTGGGATGGTGCTGCTGACGGCAAGCTGCCTCACGCTTTACAGCGGCGTGGAGCTCTTCCATTTTTACGGTGGCCTCATTCTGCTTGGGCTTGGCTGGAACTTTGGCTTTGTGGGTGCCTCAAGTTACTTGAATGCCAATTTGAAGGACAATGAACGCCCTGCCATGCAGGGGCTCAATGACACATTGGTTGGCTTGGCGACTGTGATTGCATCCCTTGTCTCTGGTGTTGCACTGGAAAACTTGGGGTGGGAGAACCTCGTTCTGCTGTGTCTGCCCTTGTTTGCAATGTGCCTGCTGTACATTGGAGCGCAAAGCCTCCGCCAGCGGCCAGTGAATATGGTTTAGAAGCGGCCTCTAAAATACTGACTGGTATTAAAGCAGTGAGAGGTTTTACTAAAACAGCTCGCTGCTTTAACCTATTGTCTAGGCGCGTACCTTCACCTAAAAACCGGTATCCACTTTTCGGTGGTACGCTCCAGTATCTCTAAGTGAACTTGCGATATTTGTTTATGACAGCTTCACCTTCGAGCAACGGAGCCAAACTCTCCAGTGCTGTTTTGAGGTGCGGGGTGTTCCAGTGCTCCTCCTCGGCTTCCACGCTACGCCACTGCTCAACCGAGATAAACACAGATGCATCGTCCTCCGACTGGAAATAGTCATAGGAAACACACCCAGCTTCTGTACGCGAGCCAATTGCAAGGGCGCCAAGAACATCCTTCGCTTCTTGAATAGCATCCGATTTCACGCGAACCTGCGCTGTAACATAATAATCACTGGACATTAGGTGCCTCTTGTTGTGCTGCTGGGTCTGGGAGGAATGGGGACGTCTCCCCCGGCATTAAGTTAAATACCCGAGTTTTCGGTGATAAGGAAGGTAGAGAGAATCTACTATCATTTAATAGGTAAAATCTACTGGTTTAAACTCTAAGAATAACGGTCCCAATAAGTTCCGTTAATCTTTTTTAGCTGAGGAGTAATCAGAGGCTTCCCATTGCTCAGCCGCATTCCCTTGTCTATAGCTTTTTCATTAGTGTTTTAATCCGGCGCTTTTGCCGGTGCGCATATGGAGAGAACCATGTCAGTGGATCTGAGCACGGTAAAGCGTGTTGCCGGCCTTGCCCGCATTAAAGTGAGCAATGAGCAAGCAGAAAAGATGACCGGCGAGCTGAACACCATTCTTGGCTTTGTTGAGCAACTGGACGAAGTGAATATTGACGGCGTGGAGCCAATGACTTCCGTCGTTGAGCAGTCCATGAAAAAGCGCGTTGACGGTAAGACCGACGGCGACAAAGCCGACGAGATCATCTCCAACGCGCCAGTCTCTGAAGATAACTTCTTCATGGTGCCCAAGGTTGTTGAATAGGGACATTTGCTTTGGGCTTATCCATTAAAATTGAAGACCCGCTCCAGAAAGATGTGGTTGCTCTTGTTGAGAGGCTCACTGATGAACTGCACGAGCTGACGCCTGCAGATGCCTGCCATCATCTGACACCTGAGCAGATGAAGGAGGCGGGCACCACGGTGTTTGTGGCCCGTAACGATGGCGTGGCGGTTGCTTGCGGTGCGTTGAAAGTTCATTCCAGTGCCGTTGGCGAAGTCAAGCGCATGTTTACCTCGCGCCAGGCACGAGGGCTGGGAGCCGGGAGGAAAATTCTAAATGAGATAACAGCCCTTGCGAAGGAAAAGGGACTGTCGGAGCTGGTCTTAGAGACCGGCTGGAACTATGAGGCCGCGCTTCATCTTTATGAGAGCGAAGGGTTTACCCGCTGCGGCCCTATTCTGGATTATCCCGAGCACCCTGAATCTGTGTTTTATGTAAAGCCGCTTGCGGCCACTGTTGAGATTTAAATCCTATGACCAAGCTCACTGACCTGACCATTGCCGAAGCTCGCGATAAGCTGAGCGCAAAGGAATTTACTGCAACCGAACTCACCGAGAGCTACCTTTCTGCCATCGACAACGCCAATGGTGCGCTGAACGCCTATGTGGCAGTGACAGGTGATATCGCCCGCGAACAGGCAAAAGCGTCTGATGCCAAAATCGCCAGCGGTGAAGCGCGCCCGCTGGAAGGTATTCCTCTGGGCATCAAAGACCTTTACGCCACCAAAGGCGTACACACTCAGGCCTGCTCCCACATCCTTGACGGATTCAAACCCGAATACGAATCCACCGTTACCCAGAACCTGTTTGATGACGGCGCGGTGATGCTAGGCAAGCTGAACATGGACGAGTTCGCCATGGGCTCTTCCAACGAGACGTCCTATTATGGCAACGTGGTGAACCCGTGGCGCCGTGAGGGGTCTGATACAGCGCTGGTTCCCGGTGGTTCATCCGGTGGCTCTGCCTCGGCTGTTGCAGCAAAAATCTGTGTTGCTGCTACTGCGTCTGATACGGGTGGTTCCATCCGTCAGCCAGCTGCACTGACAGGCACCGTGGGCATCAAGCCAACCTATGGCCGCTGTTCTCGCTATGGCATGGTTGCTTTCGCATCTTCTCTGGATCAGGCTGGCCCCATTGGCCGCACCGTGCGCGACAACGCCATCCTGCTGAAGTCCATGGCGTCTGTTGATGCCAAAGATACAACCTCTGTAGACCTTCCTGTACCGGACTATGAAAGCTTTATCGGCAAGTCCGTTAAGGGTATGAAAATCGGCATTCCAAAGGAGTACCGTCTGGATGGTATGCCCGAGATCATCGATCAGCTCTGGCAGCAGGGCATCAACTGGCTGAAAGAAGCTGGTGCGGAAATCGTTGAAATCTCCTTGCCGCACACCAAGTACGCCCTGCCTGCCTACTACATCGTGGCGCCAGCTGAGGCTTCTTCCAACCTTGCCCGCTATGACGGCGTACGCTACGGCCTGCGCGTCCCGGGTGATGACATCGTAGAGATGTACGAGAACACCCGCGGTGAAGGTTTTGGCGATGAAGTCAAGCGCCGCGTGATGATCGGCACCTATGTGCTGTCCGCCGGTTACTATGACGCATACTACCTGAAAGCCCAGAAGGTGCGCACACTCATCAAACGCGACTTTGATCTGGCTTGGGAAAACGGTGTGGACGCCATCCTCACCCCAACCACGCCAAACGCTGCATTCGCACCGGGTGAGATCACTGACCCTGTCACCATGTACCTGAACGATATCTTCACCGTGACAGCAAACATGGCAGGTGTTCCGGGCATCTCCGTCCCTGCAGGTGTCGACAAAGACGGCCTGCCCCTCGGCCTCCAGCTCATAGGTAAGCCATTCGACGAAGGAACACTGTTCCAGCTGGGCGAAGTCATTGAGCAGTCTGCTGGCCGCTTTGATGCCAAGGATTGGTGGAGTAAATAAGCAACCAATTTGGTTTAATTGTTAAAACACCTTTTACCCGCTGTATGCTTGTGCAGCGGGTATTTTTATTCATCCATCTTCACCATGCATTAAGGACGGAAATTAGGGTAATCTTGGGGATTTGCCACTAGAACTTTCAAACCCACTCAAGTGCATGAATATGCCGTGGAAAATGGAAAAGGCGAAGAAAATGGTAGAAAAGCAACTGACTTCCAACAGCTGGCTTGCCATATTTCTTTTTCTTATTTTGGGGTTGGTGACAGCCCTCTTAGCAATCTATCCTGCTATTGTGATGACAGAGGCAGGGCAAGCGCTTAATGTCCCCCGCGATTGGGTTATCGGTTATTATTCATTTCGTTGGGTTTATATCGTTATCAACCTGATCTTGCTGGCCTCCATGTGGGGTATTAACCGTCGCCACCAATTCATGAGCCGAATACTGATGATGTTGGCCACTATTGGCGTGTTGCTTTGTATTATAATCGCAAACTTTCTTCTGCCATGGTTGTTCCCGACGTCTCAAAGCACTGCAACTTACGTTTCAATGAAAGAGGCCGACAAATTTCTTAAAGATCAGGATGTAATTTATGCCGTGGAGATAAACGGAGATGTGCGTGGCTTTCCGCGCAAACACCTAGAAATTCCACATATAGCGGGTGATACCATTGGCGGGGAGGAGGTTGCCATGACCTTCTGTGCGCTGAGTAATCTTCCTGTTGTCGTTGACCAGAATTCTGATGACAAGAAAATGAACCTCGCTATTTTGATTCAGGTTCATAATAACATGGTAATGAAGGATAAGAACTCAGGTGACCTGATCCAGCAAATAACGGGCACAAAAGAGTTTTCGGGTGACAAACTTAAGGTGTACCCCAACGACTTAATGAGCTGGGGCAATTTTAAGAAACGGTATCCAGAAGCAAAGATCTTCGAATATCAATATAATCGCCCCTTAGATGCGGTTTTGTTGTCTCTTTTTGAAGGGCCTATGGAGCGCCAGTTCGATCCTGATCACGGTCCCATGTTTCCCACACTGGATTTGAAAGACAACAGATTACCGCAAAAAGAAACTGTTTGGGGGGTGGATTTAAATGGGGAACAAACGGCGTTTTCAAAAGAATTTATAGAAGATAACCCGATCTACCAGTTTCAGTTAGCCGGAAAACCGCTTGTGCTGGTCTATGACAAGGACTTGGACACAGTGAGCCTATTTGATAGGGAACTCAATGGCCAAACCGCGCGAGTGGAGGCTATCGATATAGATGGGAATGTCGCACAGGGTAAATTGACTAAGCTCCCTATGCATAACGGGCTCTTCTGGATGATTTGGTCACATTGGTACCCTGAAAGTGGACTTAATGGGTAGAACTTCCCGCCACTT
This genomic window from Pseudovibrio sp. M1P-2-3 contains:
- a CDS encoding MFS transporter, yielding MAPIVQNSLMRRNLPLLLAANGILAIQLPALIATGGLAGAYLAPLSSLSTLPLTMQMLGLLMGAVPLSLFMGRFGRKPGFLMGSCASMIGGGVATFALLSGSFWLLCFGHFLFGISASAVGLFRFAAADAATERWKSTALSLAMTMGLVAALVAPQIVKATRDVFEPIPFAGIYLAISVVGFLSALPTLFINLPIAKKAQEVHEQRPPLREILRRPAISTAIVGGVVSYGVMTLVMVPTPLAMAFCGFDVDPASEVIGWHVIAMFAPSFFTGILISRFGAPLIISLGMVLLTASCLTLYSGVELFHFYGGLILLGLGWNFGFVGASSYLNANLKDNERPAMQGLNDTLVGLATVIASLVSGVALENLGWENLVLLCLPLFAMCLLYIGAQSLRQRPVNMV
- a CDS encoding putative quinol monooxygenase is translated as MSSDYYVTAQVRVKSDAIQEAKDVLGALAIGSRTEAGCVSYDYFQSEDDASVFISVEQWRSVEAEEEHWNTPHLKTALESLAPLLEGEAVINKYRKFT
- the gatC gene encoding Asp-tRNA(Asn)/Glu-tRNA(Gln) amidotransferase subunit GatC; this translates as MSVDLSTVKRVAGLARIKVSNEQAEKMTGELNTILGFVEQLDEVNIDGVEPMTSVVEQSMKKRVDGKTDGDKADEIISNAPVSEDNFFMVPKVVE
- a CDS encoding GNAT family N-acetyltransferase, whose translation is MGLSIKIEDPLQKDVVALVERLTDELHELTPADACHHLTPEQMKEAGTTVFVARNDGVAVACGALKVHSSAVGEVKRMFTSRQARGLGAGRKILNEITALAKEKGLSELVLETGWNYEAALHLYESEGFTRCGPILDYPEHPESVFYVKPLAATVEI
- the gatA gene encoding Asp-tRNA(Asn)/Glu-tRNA(Gln) amidotransferase subunit GatA, with product MTKLTDLTIAEARDKLSAKEFTATELTESYLSAIDNANGALNAYVAVTGDIAREQAKASDAKIASGEARPLEGIPLGIKDLYATKGVHTQACSHILDGFKPEYESTVTQNLFDDGAVMLGKLNMDEFAMGSSNETSYYGNVVNPWRREGSDTALVPGGSSGGSASAVAAKICVAATASDTGGSIRQPAALTGTVGIKPTYGRCSRYGMVAFASSLDQAGPIGRTVRDNAILLKSMASVDAKDTTSVDLPVPDYESFIGKSVKGMKIGIPKEYRLDGMPEIIDQLWQQGINWLKEAGAEIVEISLPHTKYALPAYYIVAPAEASSNLARYDGVRYGLRVPGDDIVEMYENTRGEGFGDEVKRRVMIGTYVLSAGYYDAYYLKAQKVRTLIKRDFDLAWENGVDAILTPTTPNAAFAPGEITDPVTMYLNDIFTVTANMAGVPGISVPAGVDKDGLPLGLQLIGKPFDEGTLFQLGEVIEQSAGRFDAKDWWSK
- a CDS encoding DUF3179 domain-containing (seleno)protein — its product is MNMPWKMEKAKKMVEKQLTSNSWLAIFLFLILGLVTALLAIYPAIVMTEAGQALNVPRDWVIGYYSFRWVYIVINLILLASMWGINRRHQFMSRILMMLATIGVLLCIIIANFLLPWLFPTSQSTATYVSMKEADKFLKDQDVIYAVEINGDVRGFPRKHLEIPHIAGDTIGGEEVAMTFCALSNLPVVVDQNSDDKKMNLAILIQVHNNMVMKDKNSGDLIQQITGTKEFSGDKLKVYPNDLMSWGNFKKRYPEAKIFEYQYNRPLDAVLLSLFEGPMERQFDPDHGPMFPTLDLKDNRLPQKETVWGVDLNGEQTAFSKEFIEDNPIYQFQLAGKPLVLVYDKDLDTVSLFDRELNGQTARVEAIDIDGNVAQGKLTKLPMHNGLFWMIWSHWYPESGLNG